One genomic segment of Coffea arabica cultivar ET-39 chromosome 6e, Coffea Arabica ET-39 HiFi, whole genome shotgun sequence includes these proteins:
- the LOC113697327 gene encoding probable protein phosphatase 2C 27, whose translation MCVQDSEQVRDGMENCSENQENSKAWPLHSPLVFSPSEDDTSPQIDNWEKGTILDHVPLRNSFPLESIGEDTAFTERKQISMNNFFPALRSGEFSDIGRRPDMEDTHICIEDLAKKFGCHKIGEEAISLYGVFDGHDGKDAAQFVRDQLPRVIVEDADFPLELEKVVTRSFLKTDAAFANSCFLKPSLSSGTTALTAMIFGRSLLVANAGDCRAVLSRRGVAIEMSKDHRPCCMNERMRIESLGGYIVDDYLNGSLGVTRALGDWHKGLKEGDKGGPLTAEPELKLLTLTKEDEFLIIGSDGIWDDFRSQNAVDFVRRRLQEHNNVKQCCMEMVNEAKKRGAIDNLTVVIVCFHLEPPPSITVQRTRFRRSISAEGIQNLKILLEG comes from the exons ATGTGTGTTCAAGATTCAGAGCAAGTTAGGGACGGAATGGAGAACTGTTCCGAGAATCAGGAAAATTCCAAGGCTTGGCCTTTGCATTCTCCTTTGGTATTTTCTCCCAGTGAAGATGATACCTCACCCCAGATTGACAATTGGGAGAAAGGCACAATTTTGGATCATGTTCCGCTGAGGAATTCCTTTCCA CTGGAAAGCATTGGTGAGGATACCGCTTTTACAGAAAGAAAACAGATCTCCATGAATAACTTTTTTCCTGCTCTTCGGTCAGGAGAGTTCTCTGACATTGGACGTCGTCCTGATATGGAGGACACTCACATCTGCATTGAGGACCTAGCTAAGAAATTTGGATGCCACAAAATTGGTGAGGAAGCTATCTCCTTGTATGGT GTATTTGATGGACACGATGGGAAGGATGCAGCACAATTTGTACGTGACCAGTTACCAAGGGTTATTGTGGAAGATGCAGATTTTCCTTTAGAACTTGAGAAAGTGGTTACAAGGTCTTTCTTGAAAACAGATGCTGCATTTGCAAATTCATGCTTTCTTAAGCCTTCCCTGTCCTCTGGCACAACTGCACTCACTGCAATGATATTTGGGAG ATCATTATTAGTAGCGAATGCTGGAGATTGTAGAGCTGTTCTTTCTCGTCGTGGAGTGGCTATAGAGATGTCAAAGGATCATAGACCTTGTTGCATGAATGAAAGGATGCGAATCGAGTCTTTGGGGGGGTatattgttgatgattatttgaaTGGGTCATTAGGTGTAACTCGAGCATTGGGTGATTGGCACAAAGGTCTGAAGGAAGGTGACAAGGGTGGTCCATTGACTGCAGAACCAGAACTCAAGTTGTTGACACTGACTAAAGAAGATGAGTTCCTGATAATCGGTAGTGATGGTATATGGGATGATTTTAGAAGCCAGAATGCAGTAGATTTTGTGAGGAGGAGATTGCAAGAACATAATAATGTGAAACAGTGCTGCATGGAAATGGTGAATGAAGCAAAAAAAAGGGGGGCCATAGACAACTTGACAGTAGTAATTGTTTGCTTTCACTTGGAGCCCCCACCTTCAATAACAGTGCAAAGGACTAGATTCAGGCGGAGCATTTCGGCGGAGGGGATTCAGAATCTTAAAATTCTGCTAGAAGGGTAG